From the Stigmatella erecta genome, one window contains:
- a CDS encoding vWA domain-containing protein, which produces MSLKFLVRPFLAAALATSVFSAPQALAEEAPAAAQKAAPPQIEVVFVLDTTGSMGSLLEGAKQKIFSIASRIATGKPTPRLKVGLVAYRDVGDEYVTKRFDLSEDLDTVFTHLRQLRADGGGDSPEHVGRGLGEAVSKMSWSSGRETMKVIFLVGDAPPASREQAWNFQQWSKAAKERRIVVNTVRCGSDGETEKAWKAVAKLTDGTFDSIDSSGGMLAVATPYDAELAEVNGQIAGKTLYTGTAAVQAENRGRAEQMAALPAESAAERISYMKKARAKGTLGAGAVSSAPTAVGGAVDLVEKPEMLTGVKDAELPAPLQGLSKQEQAAKVKTLVAERKALEERAAKLAAERDTWRQKNVTETSASFDDNVMKSVRKQAAGYGVAY; this is translated from the coding sequence ATGTCCCTGAAGTTCCTGGTCCGGCCCTTCCTGGCCGCCGCGCTCGCCACCTCCGTGTTCTCCGCCCCCCAGGCCCTGGCCGAGGAGGCTCCTGCCGCCGCGCAGAAGGCCGCCCCGCCGCAGATCGAGGTGGTCTTCGTGCTGGACACGACGGGCTCGATGGGCAGCCTGCTGGAGGGGGCCAAGCAGAAGATCTTCTCCATCGCCTCGCGCATCGCCACCGGAAAGCCCACGCCGCGCCTGAAGGTGGGGCTGGTGGCGTACCGGGACGTGGGCGATGAGTACGTGACGAAGCGCTTCGATTTGAGCGAGGACCTGGACACGGTCTTCACCCACCTGCGCCAGCTGCGCGCCGACGGGGGCGGGGACTCGCCGGAGCACGTGGGGCGGGGGCTGGGGGAGGCGGTGTCGAAGATGTCCTGGAGCAGCGGCCGGGAGACGATGAAGGTCATCTTCCTGGTGGGGGATGCGCCCCCGGCGAGCCGCGAGCAGGCGTGGAACTTCCAGCAGTGGTCCAAGGCCGCGAAGGAGCGGCGCATCGTGGTGAACACGGTGCGTTGTGGCAGCGACGGCGAGACGGAGAAGGCCTGGAAGGCCGTGGCGAAGCTGACGGATGGGACGTTCGACTCGATCGACTCCTCCGGAGGCATGTTGGCGGTGGCCACGCCCTATGACGCGGAGCTGGCGGAGGTGAACGGGCAGATCGCCGGGAAGACGCTCTACACGGGCACGGCGGCGGTGCAGGCCGAGAACCGGGGCCGCGCGGAGCAGATGGCGGCCCTGCCGGCGGAGTCCGCCGCCGAGCGCATCAGCTACATGAAGAAGGCGCGGGCCAAGGGCACCCTCGGGGCCGGGGCGGTGAGCAGCGCGCCCACGGCGGTGGGCGGGGCGGTGGACCTGGTCGAGAAGCCGGAGATGCTGACGGGCGTGAAGGATGCCGAGCTGCCCGCGCCGCTCCAGGGCCTGAGCAAGCAGGAGCAGGCGGCGAAGGTGAAGACGCTCGTGGCGGAGCGCAAGGCGCTGGAAGAGCGGGCGGCGAAGCTCGCGGCGGAGCGCGACACGTGGCGCCAGAAGAACGTGACGGAGACGTCGGCCAGCTTCGACGACAACGTGATGAAGAGCGTGCGAAAGCAGGCGGCCGGCTACGGCGTGGCGTACTGA